The following nucleotide sequence is from Phacochoerus africanus isolate WHEZ1 chromosome 6, ROS_Pafr_v1, whole genome shotgun sequence.
CAGGGCTCTGGTGCCTTGGGGTCGCCAGGTTGAGGGATGGTGGGGTAGACCGGCCCAGGAACCTTGGTGCTGTCAGTTTGTGGAACCTTTGTGTGTGGGTCTCTGGGTACAGGAACACGTGGATCctggggtggaggctggcagggctgtttctcctgctgctgctgaggctgggggggtggggtgcagggctGCTTCTGCTGGTAGGAACTCATGTCTGAACCTAGAGACAAAAAAACTGACTTAGTGCCTTGGTCAAACAAGGAGAAAGCCAAGTCTAACGACAAATATCTTATTTCATGCCCCTTCAGAATTGAGAgcctctcttttctttatttttgttgcccCGAATTTGAGATCAAAGGAAACTTTGGTGATTCCTCTACACTTTCAAAATGAGAAGCTTAAAGGTAATTTACTCTGCTCCATAGGAGTGGAGACTTTATGCTTCCTCGTTTCTTGGTGATTCTGAAAACCTTCATTAGCAACATTAACTTCAGGCTCCTGACTGATTAAGGCCTCAGGTTTTCAGTAAGTTGAAACGATGATAAAGTTCAAAGTCGGGAATATACCCTCTTATGTTGACCACATAGAATGTCTCAGATCTCATAGGAAAACCCCCGAGCCCTAACAATTCCACCTATGAGCTTCTGTTCACATTGTCCTCTCTATGCATGCTTTCTGGAAGGCTCTCCATTCTTGCTGCTTGTCCACACACGCTGACCCCTCGTGGCTCTCCACTCAGAAGCCTTCTGCCCAGTCCCAGGTTATCATTCTCATTCTGCAGCAGCACAATACCTGCCTTTCCCTCTCTACTAATCACTTTACATACAGTATGTTTGCAAATTATGCCCATGTATTATATTGTCTCACAGATCATAGGTTCATGGAGTAAGGAAAACATATCTTTTGAACACCCAAATTGCCAGTGCAGTGCTTTCAATATTGCAAATTCTCAGTATTAATTACAGAGAGTATTAAAATGTCACTAAAAGTGCCCTGGATGTGGGCTGTAATCTATATCCTACAAACTGAATAGACGATCAACAAAAACCACTCCCCTTTTCTGACCCCAAGTTCCACTGCTGTAATCTAAGCGAGAAGTTAAGAAAGATTTGTAGTCACCCTAAACACAAATtactttgcatttaaaataaatctactGCAGCATGGCAAAGAGTTccaaatttccaaattaaaataaaacaccacttggaaaatattaagaaaattcaaGTGGGGAGTCTCACCTGGTGTGCAGGAAAGTTCGAGTTGCTTGGCCTCTTGGATCTGGTGAGAAGTCTCTGGCCAGCTGGTGTTTTATACAGAATATGAGCCTTGCCTTAAGGGAGTGGGACTGAGGGGTGCTAGTCTATCTTCATTCCTGCTTTTGTAACAAAAATCTCTGGCTTAACACTTTTGGGGCACGTATTGTTTGACAACGAGGTCACTTAGgtctgtctttcactgtctacTCTTTGTGGTGTGGTTGCTATGGGCAACAGGATTCTTGGGTGGGGATGAGTTAAGTCAGGGAGGCATTCCAGGTATCTGGGACCAGAGATGGCCATGCCTCTTGGACAGGACCCTGATATTTAGCTCAGATTAATTCTGTTGAGCATTTTAGTATTTTAGATGGATGTGGAAATGAACAATAGACACTACTAGTTCTCCTGGGAGGCTGTGGGGATGGAGGCTATATGTGGATCATTTGAAATTCCATCTCTCAGTGGATCCAAGCCTGGGCGAGGAAAAGAAGGGCTAAAATGCTTGCTTTGGAAATGTCTCTCTCTAGAGAGAGCCTTCATTTGCCATGTTGACCACAACTAGTAGATATCTTTGGGATGGACAGTCAAGATTGACTGGATCTGTCCAAGATGATGGCACAGCCCTGAAGGTCTTGCTTCTCATGGGAATCTCCCTTCTCTGTGGgtgacaaagaacaaaaaagctCTGATTCTCTAAGTTTATACACCAGCCACATCCTTGGATCAAGGTAAAATGAAAGAGACATCACTAACCCAAAGTTGACTTCAAGGCACATCTCTTGTGAGGTGTGGCCCTTGGGAAGTTCAGATATCCCCAAAACTCAGATATGTGAATGGGTCCTCCCTTCCCACTGCTCTCCCTCTGTTACCTCCCATGAACCCGAGTCCCAGGCACAGCCACCACCAGGATCACCTTTTATTAGTTCTCCAAAGCCCTAGTTACACTTTATCCTTACACACTGTCTGGTAGATGCTCGGGCAATGCTGGATTATTCTTTTCTCTGGTAGATGCATAGGTTCCTAGAGGGTAGGGAGAAAgcaagaaatgaaggaagaaggaagggagggaaagaagaagggaaggaaagaaggaagaaagggcagagagagagagaggaggaggaggaggaagggggtggggagggaggggatgaatAGCATTATTTTAGAAAGATGCTTTGACAACCATAAATCAACTTCTTATAAATGACTCACTATCTTATGACAGGCTTCAAGGTATGAGCCTAGAAGAAGGTAGGGTTCATCATGCTCTTCCCCTGCTTTCTTCCCCCAcccatctccttccctctctgctaCTGTTTGACCAGCCACATCCCTCTAGGGTGGTGTCAGTGCCACTGTCACACCTAAGTGCTAGTCTATGGTGTCACATTAGCTCTCCTCTCAGGTTGATCCAGTTCCCTCCCTTTCCCAAAACCACTCTCAGAGCCATGGCCTCAGGGATATTCAACCAGGTCCTGAATTCTTATTTTCAGAGATACCTGCTTCTTGCTCCTTTTTATGAATCTGGCTTTCTTGTATCCTAGATGGATTACGGACCTTGATTCTAGaagacattccttttctcatttcctgtCCTCTTCACTGGTGGGCTCTCTTCGGCTCTGTCCTGACTCATGCCTATTCACCCTAACAAAACCTCTCTGTCATTAGCCACTAGAACTTCTAATCTACTCCAAGCTTGCTGTTCCTGTTTGGACAGGCACACTCACTGGCTGGGGGTCAAAGATCTTTCTGTCCTTGAGAGAACCTTGGTTTCTTCACCAGCACTGCATGCACTAAAGAAACTGACCTCCATCAGGGCATGGGTCGCATTGCTTCCGACAGTGAGTCCCACCTCCAGAGGTACTTTGATCTTTACCACTGGACCCCTTTCCTGGGGCAGAAGGCTATAACTCTTCCCACATCAATGGCCTGGACCCTGCTTAAGATCCTGTATATGGGTGATGGGAGTACTTTAAACATTATGCAAATCTTCTAGTCTTGCTCTTCTGCCAGCCATGATTGTATGGAAGTCCTACCCATCCCCTTGGACGctacttttcctttcttgattCTTGGTTCCAGGATGCCACAGCATGAGATGTCTGTGgaaatttttaatgcatttgtaGAAATACTGGCTTGGATAGTTAATGTTTGACAGCCCCATCTTACCACTGGAATACATGAGCTGATAGGTAATGCTTCCCTCTTTTATCTCCAGAGAAAATCCTTCTGAAACAcgtttttttttcatgtttaacatGTATAATTAGGTGAGTTTTGACACATGAAAACACCCATGGTAGCATCTCCATACACATCAAGAAAATAGACCTTCAACACTTCCCAGTGTCACcaactttttttggctgctccaaggcatatggagttcctgggccagggatcagatccaagctgcagttgtgacctacaccacagctgaggcaatgccagatcctttaactcactgtgcagggctgggagtTGAACCAGcgtctggcactgcagagatgctgctgatcccattgtgccaaaGAGGGAACTccattcctcttctccttcttcttttcctccacctcccctctccccctctccccctcctactccttccctccccctcccccttcttcttcttctctctctttttctttcttttgtggtgagaacacttataTATTCTCTTAAATTTCAAGTACACTATATCATATTGATAACTATAGGCATAATGTTGTAGAACTGATCTCTAGAATTTATCTATCTAGCATAactgaaaatttatatatttaattgaat
It contains:
- the LOC125129643 gene encoding cornifin-A-like, producing MSSYQQKQPCTPPPQPQQQQEKQPCQPPPQDPRVPVPRDPHTKVPQTDSTKVPGPVYPTIPQPGDPKAPEPCPTTVVPGSSKKK